A region of Planococcus sp. MSAK28401 DNA encodes the following proteins:
- the hpf gene encoding ribosome hibernation-promoting factor, HPF/YfiA family, producing MLQFNIRGENIEVTPAIREHIEKKVEKIERYFTDGANATAMVNLKTYNHSQTKVEVTIPMKNLTLRAEERHDDLYAAIDLIVSKLERQIRKYKTKVNRKFRDREGMGLAFAQAESEAQNNSAAETDDEEDLKIVRTKQFDLKPMDEEEAVLQMNMLGHSFFVFTDAESNGTNIVYKRKDGSYGLIETTS from the coding sequence ATGTTGCAATTCAACATCAGAGGCGAGAATATTGAGGTAACTCCCGCAATTCGCGAACACATCGAGAAGAAGGTAGAGAAAATCGAACGCTACTTCACCGATGGAGCGAATGCAACAGCGATGGTCAACTTGAAAACGTATAATCATAGCCAAACAAAAGTGGAAGTCACAATTCCGATGAAAAACCTGACACTACGTGCTGAAGAACGGCACGATGATCTCTATGCAGCGATCGATTTGATCGTTTCAAAACTGGAGCGTCAAATCCGCAAGTATAAAACGAAAGTCAACCGCAAATTCCGCGACCGCGAAGGAATGGGCCTTGCTTTTGCACAAGCCGAAAGCGAAGCGCAAAATAACAGCGCGGCAGAAACGGATGACGAGGAAGATTTGAAAATCGTCCGTACAAAACAATTCGACTTGAAACCGATGGACGAGGAAGAAGCAGTTCTGCAGATGAACATGCTCGGACATAGTTTCTTCGTCTTCACTGACGCCGAATCAAACGGCACCAATATCGTCTACAAACGCAAAGACGGTTCTTACGGGTTAATCGAAACAACTTCATAA
- a CDS encoding SDR family NAD(P)-dependent oxidoreductase: MFTNKTIVVTGAAQGIGKTVAQYFQKEGANVIGLDIEEVEIDGVEYRRCDVGSFTEVERVFSDIHDAHGSIHVLINNAGISEFTPLWELTEEDWDRVLNTNLKSVFICSREAARYMDEDIRSIVNMSSTRAFMSEQGTESYSASKGGIFALSHSLAASLHTKGIRVNSIAPGWIHTGDRDELRKVDHEQHWSGRVGTTDDIARACLFLSNPDNSFITGECLTIDGGMTRKMIYEH, translated from the coding sequence ATGTTTACAAATAAAACCATTGTAGTAACAGGTGCCGCACAAGGCATCGGGAAAACCGTAGCACAATATTTCCAAAAAGAAGGCGCAAACGTCATCGGCTTGGACATTGAGGAAGTCGAGATCGACGGAGTGGAATACCGCCGCTGTGATGTAGGGAGCTTTACGGAAGTCGAACGCGTCTTTTCCGACATCCATGATGCGCACGGCAGCATCCATGTGCTGATAAACAACGCCGGAATCTCGGAATTTACGCCACTTTGGGAGCTGACGGAAGAAGATTGGGACCGCGTGCTCAATACAAATTTGAAGAGCGTCTTTATCTGCAGCCGTGAAGCTGCCCGTTATATGGATGAGGACATCCGGTCGATCGTCAACATGTCTTCAACAAGAGCGTTCATGTCAGAACAAGGGACGGAAAGCTACTCTGCTTCCAAAGGCGGGATTTTCGCACTCAGCCATTCACTCGCAGCAAGCCTTCATACAAAAGGTATTCGCGTTAACTCGATTGCCCCTGGCTGGATACATACCGGCGACCGGGACGAGCTCCGTAAAGTCGATCATGAGCAGCATTGGAGCGGGCGTGTCGGCACAACGGACGATATTGCTAGAGCGTGCTTATTCTTGTCGAATCCGGATAATTCCTTCATCACAGGGGAATGTTTGACGATTGACGGTGGCATGACACGCAAGATGATCTATGAACATTAA
- a CDS encoding ComF family protein, whose product MNCCLCDQALRFVPSWRGIFLYEPPELVCQQCRNEFSKITGPCCKLCGKEGAAICHDCHYWEQHGCRGLIHSGKSLYRYNDAMKDWFHQYKFLKDVLLAQVFAKDLNDNLANERALVVPIPLNEEKLRERSFSQVDQLLLSANIPYRHLLEKCGETLGEKTRQERMATKQLFRLNGEAVPKQLVLVDDLYTTGTTMRQAAKTLQQAGAESIRILTLIRA is encoded by the coding sequence ATGAACTGCTGTCTATGCGACCAAGCATTGCGCTTTGTTCCCTCGTGGCGCGGCATTTTTCTCTATGAACCTCCAGAATTGGTGTGCCAGCAGTGCCGCAATGAGTTTTCAAAAATTACAGGACCATGCTGCAAACTTTGCGGTAAGGAAGGTGCAGCGATATGCCACGATTGCCATTATTGGGAACAGCACGGCTGCCGGGGTCTCATCCACTCAGGAAAAAGCCTATACCGCTACAACGATGCCATGAAAGACTGGTTTCACCAATATAAGTTTTTAAAAGATGTTTTATTGGCTCAAGTATTTGCGAAGGATTTGAATGATAACTTAGCAAATGAGCGGGCGCTGGTCGTGCCGATTCCGCTGAATGAAGAAAAGCTCCGCGAACGGAGCTTTTCGCAAGTGGACCAATTACTGCTGTCAGCGAATATTCCATACCGGCATCTGCTGGAGAAATGCGGTGAAACCTTGGGGGAGAAAACACGCCAGGAACGGATGGCAACAAAGCAGTTGTTTCGATTGAACGGGGAAGCGGTTCCGAAACAGCTGGTGCTCGTCGATGATCTCTATACCACAGGCACAACCATGCGGCAGGCGGCAAAAACTTTGCAGCAAGCGGGCGCAGAGTCGATCCGCATACTCACCTTGATTCGTGCCTAA
- a CDS encoding DEAD/DEAH box helicase produces MQAIEAFFRGRIWMKQFIPFPKELVQEVIDRGDAIVISGISADGECGRCQETSPDYVISYACATCGKVCSYCRTCIKMGRISSCTELVLWTAPAILNAGPRAFGWNGSLTPLQANASKAIADSIQKGADHLLYAVCGAGKTEILFSPIHEALQKGLRICVAAPRTDVILELSPRFKQAFPDALIHTLYGDSPEQTGYGEIILATTHQLYRFQEAFDLLFVDEADAFPYSLDPSLERAVKKAAKPSAPVIYISATPSKTLQKQIAEHSTIFRRYHGATLPVPAYRAMWNYERHLRKGKLPSPLKDWIEDKLRKKQPFLLFFPSIQLIELASPLLHKIDCAIAAVHSKDPYRKEKVMQLREGALAGLATSTILERGITIPHLQVAVVGADHRVFDRAALIQIAGRVGRSAKDPTGDVIFFHNGITRQMDAARQEILFYNKEEKA; encoded by the coding sequence ATGCAGGCAATCGAAGCATTTTTTAGAGGCAGGATATGGATGAAGCAATTCATTCCATTTCCAAAAGAACTTGTACAGGAAGTAATCGATCGAGGCGACGCAATCGTTATCAGCGGCATATCTGCTGATGGCGAGTGTGGAAGATGCCAGGAGACATCACCTGATTATGTGATTTCGTACGCATGCGCAACATGCGGGAAAGTTTGCAGCTATTGCCGAACATGCATCAAAATGGGACGCATCAGCAGCTGTACAGAATTGGTTTTGTGGACAGCTCCGGCCATTCTTAATGCCGGCCCCCGCGCCTTCGGATGGAATGGCAGTCTGACGCCACTGCAGGCAAACGCATCGAAAGCCATCGCAGATAGCATCCAAAAAGGAGCGGATCATCTGCTGTATGCTGTCTGCGGTGCCGGCAAGACAGAAATTCTATTTTCCCCGATTCACGAAGCGCTGCAAAAAGGATTGCGCATCTGTGTAGCGGCGCCGCGCACAGATGTCATCCTCGAATTGTCCCCCAGATTCAAACAGGCATTCCCCGATGCCCTCATCCATACACTCTACGGCGATAGCCCCGAACAAACCGGCTACGGTGAAATTATCCTGGCCACCACTCATCAATTGTATCGATTCCAAGAAGCTTTCGATTTGCTATTCGTCGATGAAGCGGATGCTTTCCCGTATTCGCTTGACCCATCGCTTGAACGGGCTGTGAAAAAAGCCGCCAAGCCGTCCGCTCCCGTTATCTACATTTCCGCCACCCCATCCAAAACACTCCAAAAACAAATTGCCGAACACTCCACCATATTTAGGCGCTATCATGGCGCAACCCTGCCAGTTCCCGCTTACCGGGCGATGTGGAATTATGAACGCCATCTCCGAAAAGGCAAGCTTCCGTCGCCATTAAAAGATTGGATAGAAGACAAGCTTCGGAAAAAGCAGCCGTTCCTCCTGTTCTTTCCGTCCATCCAGTTGATCGAGCTAGCAAGCCCGCTCCTGCACAAAATCGATTGCGCAATCGCTGCGGTCCATTCAAAAGATCCATATCGCAAAGAAAAAGTGATGCAATTGAGGGAAGGTGCTTTAGCAGGTCTTGCCACCTCCACTATATTAGAACGCGGCATCACCATCCCCCACTTGCAAGTCGCAGTCGTCGGGGCCGATCACCGGGTATTCGACCGGGCAGCGCTCATTCAAATTGCCGGGCGGGTCGGGCGAAGCGCAAAAGATCCTACTGGAGACGTCATCTTTTTCCACAATGGCATCACCAGGCAAATGGACGCGGCCAGACAAGAAATCCTCTTCTATAACAAGGAGGAGAAAGCATGA
- a CDS encoding DegV family protein, with the protein MKTAIVTDSTAYIPQQQAKDKGIHVVPLQITFGTESYAETELDTAEFYKKAREELPKTSQPPVGEFISLYEKLSGQYEEVVAIHLSSGISGTMAGSKQAGDMTEGLDVHVFDSEIACAVQGFYALKAAELAEQGMNAKGILAELEVMKKTLRAYFMVEDLRHLQRGGRLSGAQALVGSMLQIKPLLHFQDKLIVPYEKIRTRKKAMNRIAEELKKDCGKEPLQATVIHANRLEEAEKWKAELELACPDVEFTISHFGPVIGTHLGEGAMGLGWAKK; encoded by the coding sequence ATGAAAACAGCAATTGTGACAGACAGCACGGCATATATTCCGCAGCAGCAAGCAAAAGATAAAGGCATACATGTAGTACCTTTGCAGATTACATTCGGCACAGAATCCTATGCGGAAACCGAATTGGATACTGCGGAATTTTACAAAAAAGCGCGGGAAGAACTGCCGAAAACCTCTCAGCCGCCGGTCGGTGAGTTCATTTCATTATATGAAAAGCTTTCAGGGCAATACGAGGAAGTGGTGGCCATTCATCTGTCGAGCGGCATCAGCGGAACGATGGCTGGGTCGAAGCAGGCAGGAGACATGACCGAAGGCTTGGATGTCCACGTGTTCGATTCTGAAATCGCTTGTGCAGTCCAAGGGTTCTATGCGCTAAAAGCAGCGGAACTGGCGGAGCAAGGCATGAATGCTAAAGGGATTTTAGCAGAGCTTGAGGTAATGAAAAAAACGCTGCGTGCTTATTTCATGGTGGAAGACCTTCGCCATTTGCAGCGCGGCGGGCGTTTGTCAGGGGCGCAGGCTTTAGTTGGAAGCATGCTCCAGATCAAACCACTGCTGCATTTCCAGGATAAGCTGATCGTTCCGTATGAAAAGATTCGCACACGAAAAAAGGCAATGAACCGCATTGCTGAAGAATTGAAAAAAGACTGCGGCAAAGAACCGCTTCAAGCGACGGTCATCCATGCCAACCGCCTGGAAGAAGCAGAAAAATGGAAAGCGGAGCTTGAACTGGCCTGCCCGGATGTGGAATTCACGATTTCCCATTTTGGCCCGGTGATTGGCACGCATTTAGGAGAGGGCGCGATGGGTCTTGGCTGGGCAAAGAAATGA
- a CDS encoding DUF4440 domain-containing protein produces the protein MKKWIMATGLMLALAGCSGEEDASVNGNTAEDGNAASENNAVEHGITDQEVGFTLDDEGDIIAADVPEAEKQELLSAYEEYIAAFNAEDMDRYMATIAENPDGFDREEDQQALSEAFENYDTTYTTSDETIVKYEEDRAEVFATIDVEMNEAGTEQGMQQSGRQVVVFKKEQDDWKVTSLHFIGNQ, from the coding sequence ATGAAAAAATGGATAATGGCAACGGGGCTCATGTTGGCGCTCGCAGGCTGTTCAGGCGAAGAAGATGCTTCGGTCAACGGCAATACTGCGGAAGACGGCAATGCGGCAAGTGAAAATAATGCGGTGGAACACGGTATCACTGACCAAGAAGTTGGGTTTACATTGGACGATGAAGGAGACATCATCGCTGCGGATGTTCCGGAAGCTGAAAAGCAGGAACTCCTTAGCGCATATGAGGAATACATCGCGGCTTTTAATGCTGAAGACATGGATCGATATATGGCGACCATCGCTGAAAACCCGGATGGCTTTGACCGCGAAGAAGATCAACAGGCATTGAGCGAAGCCTTTGAAAATTACGATACGACGTATACGACAAGCGATGAGACAATCGTCAAATACGAAGAGGACCGGGCGGAAGTTTTTGCCACGATCGATGTAGAAATGAATGAAGCCGGAACGGAGCAAGGAATGCAGCAATCCGGGCGCCAAGTGGTCGTTTTCAAGAAAGAGCAGGATGACTGGAAAGTGACGAGCCTGCACTTCATCGGAAATCAATAA
- a CDS encoding 3'-5' exonuclease yields the protein MEKWEAERLLNQKMQDTRTYPKRRTPARAKKYNLTMAPADDYIVLDFETTGLRAGEDKIIQIGAVKYIGHQQQDTMYLLINPERPISSTITRITGIRNGDVQEAPVIEEIAPQLIEFIGDLPIVAHNAPFDMGFLYALEHITPVPPYQVIDTVRLARKFITETPNHKLTTLSAYLELEHNAHDALGDCLVTASIYQFCIGRM from the coding sequence TTGGAAAAATGGGAAGCAGAGCGTTTGCTCAACCAAAAGATGCAAGACACACGCACATACCCAAAAAGAAGAACCCCTGCACGGGCGAAAAAATACAATTTGACGATGGCACCGGCAGATGACTATATTGTGTTGGATTTTGAAACGACCGGTTTGCGTGCAGGCGAAGATAAGATCATTCAAATCGGTGCCGTTAAATACATCGGGCATCAACAACAAGACACGATGTATCTGCTGATCAATCCAGAACGGCCAATTTCCAGCACAATCACCCGTATTACAGGCATCCGCAATGGCGATGTCCAGGAAGCACCGGTCATCGAGGAAATCGCTCCGCAATTGATCGAATTTATTGGCGATTTGCCGATTGTCGCCCATAATGCACCATTCGATATGGGATTTCTTTACGCGCTTGAGCACATCACGCCGGTGCCGCCTTACCAAGTTATCGACACAGTCAGGCTGGCACGCAAATTCATCACTGAAACGCCGAACCACAAACTGACGACTTTGTCGGCCTATCTCGAGCTCGAGCACAATGCCCACGATGCGCTCGGGGATTGCCTAGTCACTGCATCGATTTATCAATTTTGCATCGGACGTATGTAA
- a CDS encoding response regulator transcription factor: MTKIIIIDDHQLFREGVKRILDFEESFEVVAEGGDGEEVIKLYEEHQPDVVLMDINMPQKNGVEATGELIERFPDAKVIMLSIHDDESYVTHALKTGALGYMLKEMDADAIIQAIKVVAKGGSYLHPKVTRNLVMEFRRLSERENKGSFHQTEIRRPYHLLTKRESEVLQLLTDGQSNRVIGETLFISEKTVKNHVSSILQKMQVNDRTQAVVTAIKNGWVEVR, encoded by the coding sequence ATGACAAAAATTATTATTATTGATGACCACCAATTGTTCCGGGAAGGCGTTAAGCGCATCCTGGACTTTGAAGAATCGTTTGAAGTGGTCGCAGAAGGCGGCGACGGCGAGGAAGTCATTAAGCTATACGAAGAGCATCAGCCGGATGTTGTGTTGATGGATATCAACATGCCGCAAAAAAACGGCGTCGAAGCAACGGGTGAATTGATTGAAAGATTCCCTGATGCTAAAGTCATTATGCTGTCCATTCACGATGATGAATCGTATGTGACGCATGCCCTTAAAACAGGCGCACTCGGCTATATGCTGAAAGAAATGGACGCAGACGCCATCATCCAAGCGATTAAAGTGGTCGCAAAAGGCGGTTCTTACCTGCATCCGAAAGTGACGCGTAATTTGGTGATGGAATTCCGCCGTTTGAGCGAACGTGAAAATAAAGGTTCTTTCCATCAAACAGAAATCCGCCGTCCTTACCATTTATTGACAAAGCGCGAAAGCGAAGTTTTACAGCTATTGACGGACGGACAGAGCAACCGCGTTATCGGTGAAACTTTGTTCATCTCTGAAAAAACAGTGAAAAACCACGTATCGAGCATACTGCAAAAAATGCAGGTCAATGACCGTACTCAGGCAGTCGTCACAGCCATTAAAAACGGCTGGGTGGAAGTGCGTTAA
- a CDS encoding sensor histidine kinase: MAKKNDGTSLDSIFDELVAKMDQSKQDIFAISEESRRSYEEMKDELENVRANISRIIVEGDALEERTRSARRRLAELSGSFESFTESQVREAFELANELQVQLSLNRAEEKKFRQKRDRLQRKLQKLLQTIERAERLVNQINVATNYLSSDLEDFGDAVNKSKSKQDYSLRIIEAQEEERKRLSREIHDGPAQMMANVLLRSDLIEKTYREKGADKAFKEISSLKDMVRQALTEVRRIIYDLRPMALDDLGLVPTLKKYLETIEEYNRGVRLFFLSNGNEVRLPNNFETSIFRLVQEAVSNAIRHGKSTDIEVKMEWLAEQVSIIIKDNGSGFDQEIVKDQSFGLTGMRERIELIGGEFFINSTLGEGTVLMFHIPLKAGM; this comes from the coding sequence ATGGCAAAGAAAAACGATGGAACTTCATTAGATTCCATTTTTGACGAGCTGGTCGCAAAGATGGACCAGTCGAAACAGGATATTTTCGCCATTAGCGAAGAAAGTCGCCGCAGCTATGAAGAGATGAAGGACGAATTGGAGAATGTCAGGGCGAACATCAGCCGCATCATTGTGGAAGGTGACGCGCTTGAAGAGCGGACCCGCTCGGCACGCCGGCGACTCGCAGAACTATCGGGTTCTTTCGAATCTTTCACTGAAAGCCAGGTTCGCGAAGCTTTTGAATTGGCCAACGAACTGCAAGTGCAATTATCCTTGAACCGCGCCGAGGAAAAAAAGTTTCGGCAAAAGCGGGACCGCCTGCAGCGCAAGCTCCAGAAGTTACTTCAGACGATCGAACGTGCAGAGCGGCTAGTCAATCAAATCAATGTGGCCACCAATTATTTATCGTCGGATTTGGAAGATTTCGGGGACGCGGTCAACAAGTCGAAGAGCAAGCAGGATTACAGCTTAAGGATTATCGAAGCTCAGGAAGAAGAGCGTAAAAGGCTGTCGCGTGAAATCCACGACGGCCCAGCCCAGATGATGGCGAACGTCCTGCTGCGCTCGGATTTGATTGAAAAAACCTACCGCGAAAAAGGTGCGGATAAGGCCTTCAAGGAAATTTCTTCGTTAAAGGATATGGTGAGGCAAGCGCTCACGGAAGTCAGGCGCATCATTTATGACTTGCGTCCGATGGCGCTGGACGATCTCGGGCTGGTCCCGACTTTGAAAAAATATCTGGAGACGATTGAAGAATACAATCGCGGCGTCCGGCTGTTTTTCCTTTCCAATGGAAACGAGGTCCGGCTACCGAATAATTTTGAAACATCCATTTTCCGGCTTGTGCAAGAAGCGGTCTCAAATGCGATTCGCCACGGCAAATCGACTGATATCGAAGTCAAGATGGAGTGGCTCGCCGAACAGGTGTCCATTATTATCAAAGACAATGGATCCGGGTTTGACCAGGAAATTGTCAAAGACCAGTCATTCGGTTTGACCGGCATGAGAGAGCGGATTGAATTGATCGGCGGGGAATTTTTCATCAATTCCACGCTCGGCGAAGGAACGGTATTAATGTTTCATATCCCGCTGAAGGCGGGTATGTAA
- a CDS encoding YigZ family protein: MRENYITVGSSANAEILINKSRFIGHAARAETEAEAIAFIDSIKSKHRQATHNCSAYIIGEHDSIQKANDDGEPSGTAGVPMLEVLKKQGLKDTVLVVTRYYGGIKLGGGGLIRAYGKSASEAVAASGVVERRLHYLMKVSIDYTWLGKIENEIRQSDYPLAGIDYSDAVVLSIHVPVEKEQQFIDWINELTNGQAEIESAHTEFLEFPHA, translated from the coding sequence ATGCGAGAAAATTACATAACAGTAGGTTCTTCTGCCAATGCAGAAATACTCATAAACAAGTCCCGTTTCATCGGCCATGCAGCACGGGCTGAAACAGAGGCTGAAGCGATCGCTTTCATCGATTCCATAAAATCCAAACACCGCCAGGCTACCCATAATTGTTCAGCTTATATCATCGGTGAACACGACTCCATCCAAAAAGCAAATGATGACGGGGAACCGAGCGGGACAGCAGGCGTTCCTATGCTGGAAGTACTCAAGAAACAGGGATTGAAAGATACTGTGCTAGTAGTGACGCGCTATTATGGCGGCATTAAACTGGGAGGCGGCGGCCTGATCCGCGCTTATGGAAAATCAGCATCAGAAGCGGTTGCAGCTTCCGGCGTAGTAGAACGCCGTCTGCATTATTTGATGAAAGTATCCATCGATTATACATGGCTCGGCAAGATTGAAAATGAAATCCGGCAGTCGGATTATCCATTGGCAGGTATTGACTATTCCGATGCCGTGGTGCTATCCATCCATGTGCCAGTCGAAAAAGAACAACAGTTTATTGACTGGATCAATGAACTGACGAATGGACAAGCTGAAATCGAGTCAGCGCACACAGAATTCCTCGAATTTCCCCACGCTTAG
- a CDS encoding LCP family protein: MSRKVQREAKSSRRRKIIKISAILAVSLLISLSAFGIWLVKKAEFAANNAYESADGRDKSDLREEQVEPLNDNISILFIGIDDSAARDQSSDNIRSDALVLATLNNEDKSVKLVSIPRDTYTFIPDSGYEDKITHAYALNGPRSTIESVEGLLDVPVDYYMTMNFDAFVDVVDALGGITAEVPYDLKEKDETDSHNAIELEEGIQQLNGSEALALARTRYYDNDIERGKRQQMILESIMDKALSAGSISKYGNVIEAVGDNMKTNLSFRDMQAFFEYAKNGKPDVDTMSVQGYDDMSTGIYYYMPDEESLEELKDILQSHLGLKPDTSNLSLNEDDLTEQAFPAAGSDQEEE, translated from the coding sequence ATGAGTAGAAAAGTGCAGCGGGAGGCCAAGTCCAGCCGCCGGCGGAAAATCATTAAAATCTCTGCCATCCTGGCCGTCTCCCTGTTGATCAGTTTATCCGCATTTGGAATTTGGCTGGTGAAAAAAGCTGAGTTTGCCGCAAACAATGCCTACGAATCGGCAGATGGACGCGACAAATCAGATCTCCGCGAAGAACAAGTCGAACCTTTGAATGATAATATCTCGATTTTGTTCATCGGAATTGACGATAGCGCCGCACGGGACCAAAGCAGCGATAACATTCGTTCAGATGCATTGGTGTTGGCAACATTGAATAATGAAGATAAATCAGTGAAGCTCGTCAGCATCCCGCGTGATACGTATACCTTCATTCCGGACTCCGGCTATGAAGACAAAATCACACACGCTTATGCACTGAACGGCCCACGCTCGACGATTGAAAGCGTCGAAGGCCTGCTTGATGTGCCAGTGGATTATTACATGACGATGAACTTTGATGCTTTCGTCGATGTCGTGGATGCGCTTGGCGGAATCACAGCAGAAGTCCCTTATGACTTGAAAGAAAAAGACGAAACAGACTCCCATAACGCCATCGAACTCGAAGAAGGAATCCAGCAGCTCAACGGCAGTGAAGCATTAGCCTTGGCCAGAACGCGGTATTACGATAACGACATCGAACGCGGCAAGCGCCAACAGATGATTCTCGAATCCATCATGGATAAAGCCCTATCGGCAGGATCAATCAGTAAATACGGCAATGTCATCGAAGCTGTCGGAGACAATATGAAAACCAATTTGAGTTTCCGCGATATGCAGGCATTCTTCGAATATGCGAAAAATGGCAAACCGGATGTAGATACGATGAGTGTCCAAGGATACGATGATATGTCGACAGGCATTTACTACTACATGCCGGATGAAGAATCGCTTGAGGAATTAAAAGATATTCTCCAAAGCCACCTTGGCTTAAAACCGGATACTTCCAATCTTTCATTAAACGAAGATGATCTTACTGAACAGGCTTTTCCAGCTGCCGGATCAGATCAGGAAGAAGAATAA
- a CDS encoding glycosyltransferase family 4 protein has product MLYLTLVVAFIASILLTPLVKRLAFRIGAVDRPNYRKVHARIMPRLGGLAIFGSFLIAYLFLQPKDPVSAAFESSLIPIETAIIIGAFLIIVTGVLDDMLEITAKAKMLGQLAAAGVVVIGGGLEISFINLPFGGVLDFGYFSIPLTIIWIVGITNAINLIDGLDGLAAGVSTVALLTLTAMAFIMGDIFVMSTAAILAASSIGFLFYNFHPAKIFMGDTGALFLGFMISVLALMGFKNVTVVALIIPIIMLGVPISDTFFAIVRRVREKKSISEADKSHLHHCLLNIGFSHSQTVLIIYGISALFGLAALLFSQATLWGGILLIGVMLLAIELFVEVVGLAGKNYRPLINIVRMIGK; this is encoded by the coding sequence ATGCTATACCTGACGCTGGTTGTGGCATTTATCGCTTCGATTCTCCTGACACCCCTTGTGAAAAGATTGGCATTTCGCATCGGGGCAGTGGATCGTCCCAATTACCGTAAAGTACATGCAAGGATTATGCCGCGTTTGGGCGGATTAGCCATATTTGGGTCATTTTTGATTGCTTACCTTTTCCTTCAACCGAAGGATCCGGTTTCAGCTGCATTCGAGTCATCGTTGATCCCGATTGAAACAGCAATTATTATCGGCGCGTTTTTAATTATCGTGACGGGCGTCTTGGATGATATGCTCGAAATTACAGCGAAAGCCAAAATGCTTGGCCAATTGGCTGCAGCCGGTGTCGTGGTTATTGGCGGCGGGCTCGAAATATCATTCATTAACTTGCCGTTCGGCGGCGTCTTGGATTTTGGCTACTTCAGCATTCCGCTGACAATCATTTGGATTGTGGGGATCACCAACGCCATCAACTTGATTGACGGGCTTGATGGTTTGGCTGCAGGGGTTTCCACGGTTGCGTTATTGACGTTAACAGCAATGGCATTCATCATGGGTGACATTTTCGTTATGTCGACAGCCGCCATTCTTGCCGCCAGTTCCATCGGTTTCCTGTTCTACAATTTCCACCCGGCGAAGATTTTCATGGGGGATACAGGAGCGTTGTTCCTTGGCTTCATGATTTCCGTACTCGCATTGATGGGGTTCAAAAACGTGACAGTCGTTGCCTTGATCATTCCGATCATCATGCTCGGCGTCCCAATTTCAGATACCTTCTTTGCCATCGTGCGCCGCGTGCGTGAAAAGAAATCCATTTCAGAAGCAGACAAATCGCATTTGCATCATTGCTTGTTGAACATCGGGTTTTCACATAGCCAGACCGTGCTGATCATCTATGGCATCTCCGCATTATTCGGACTTGCTGCTTTGCTATTCTCCCAAGCGACTTTATGGGGAGGCATCCTGCTGATCGGTGTTATGCTTCTGGCAATCGAATTGTTTGTGGAAGTGGTCGGGCTGGCAGGAAAGAATTACCGCCCATTGATCAATATAGTGAGAATGATAGGGAAGTAA
- a CDS encoding CsbD family protein produces the protein MADKKGFSDKLKGAVSKGKGELKDQVGNATDNPDMQAEGKSDKTKGNVQDTVGKFKEGFNKDK, from the coding sequence ATGGCTGATAAAAAAGGATTCTCTGATAAACTGAAAGGCGCCGTCAGCAAAGGCAAAGGCGAATTGAAAGACCAAGTGGGCAACGCGACAGATAACCCTGACATGCAGGCTGAAGGCAAATCAGACAAAACAAAGGGCAATGTGCAAGATACGGTCGGCAAGTTCAAAGAAGGCTTTAATAAAGATAAATAA